A window of Streptomyces sp. DG1A-41 contains these coding sequences:
- a CDS encoding 5-carboxymethyl-2-hydroxymuconate Delta-isomerase, with protein sequence MPQITVDYSADLADDFDRPGFAKALHEATVEIAAAKPPACKTRFRRTEDIVVGPETEGHAHVHVHIALLPGRTEETKAKLTEATLELLRTHLKAAEGRVLHASAEVRELDASYRKSES encoded by the coding sequence ATGCCGCAGATCACCGTCGACTATTCCGCCGACCTCGCGGACGACTTCGACCGGCCCGGGTTCGCGAAGGCGCTGCACGAGGCGACGGTCGAGATCGCGGCCGCCAAGCCGCCGGCGTGCAAGACCCGGTTCCGCCGGACCGAGGACATCGTGGTCGGGCCCGAGACCGAGGGGCACGCCCATGTGCACGTCCACATCGCGCTGCTCCCCGGCCGTACCGAGGAGACCAAGGCCAAGCTCACCGAGGCCACCCTGGAGTTGCTGCGCACCCACCTGAAGGCCGCCGAGGGGCGCGTGCTGCACGCCTCCGCCGAGGTGCGTGAACTCGACGCGTCCTACCGGAAGTCCGAGAGCTGA